One part of the Streptomyces sp. AM 2-1-1 genome encodes these proteins:
- a CDS encoding HU family DNA-binding protein: MNKAQLVEAIADKVGGRQQAADAVDAVLDAIVRAVVAGDRVSVTGFGSFEKVDRPARYARNPQTGERVRVKKTSVPRFRAGQGFKDLVSGSKKLPKNDVAVKKAPKGSLSGGASTRTTTKAAAKKATARKAATAKKTTSAATATAKKTAATPAKKTTPAAAKKTTAAAKKAATPAKKTTATAKKTAPAKKATAKKAPAKKTTARTTTAKKAVARKK; the protein is encoded by the coding sequence GTGAACAAGGCACAGCTCGTAGAAGCGATTGCCGACAAGGTCGGCGGCCGCCAGCAGGCCGCGGACGCGGTCGACGCGGTACTGGACGCGATCGTCCGTGCCGTCGTGGCCGGAGACCGTGTCTCGGTCACTGGTTTCGGATCGTTCGAGAAGGTCGACCGCCCCGCGCGGTACGCCCGCAACCCGCAGACCGGCGAGCGCGTCCGGGTCAAGAAGACCTCGGTGCCCCGCTTCCGCGCGGGTCAGGGCTTCAAGGACCTGGTGAGCGGCTCCAAGAAGCTTCCCAAGAACGACGTGGCCGTGAAGAAGGCCCCCAAGGGCAGCCTCTCGGGCGGTGCTTCCACCCGTACGACCACGAAGGCCGCGGCGAAGAAGGCCACCGCCCGTAAGGCGGCGACGGCGAAGAAGACCACCTCCGCGGCCACCGCGACGGCGAAGAAGACCGCCGCCACGCCCGCGAAGAAGACCACCCCCGCAGCGGCGAAGAAGACCACGGCGGCCGCGAAGAAGGCGGCCACGCCGGCGAAGAAGACCACGGCCACGGCGAAGAAGACCGCCCCGGCCAAGAAGGCCACGGCCAAGAAGGCGCCCGCCAAGAAGACCACGGCGCGCACCACCACGGCCAAGAAGGCCGTCGCTCGCAAGAAGTGA
- the leuD gene encoding 3-isopropylmalate dehydratase small subunit: protein MEAFTAHTGRAVPLRRSNVDTDQIIPAHWLKKVTRDGFEDGLFEAWRKDENFVLNRPERRGASVLVAGPDFGTGSSREHAVWALQNYGFKTVISARFADIFRGNSLKNGLLTVVLDQAVVDALWELTEADPTAEVTVDLEARQVRAQGIEAGFELDENARWRLLNGLDDISLTLQNEADIAAYEVSRPTFKPRTIQV, encoded by the coding sequence ATGGAAGCTTTCACCGCACACACCGGCCGGGCCGTCCCGCTGCGCCGCAGCAACGTCGACACCGACCAGATCATCCCCGCGCACTGGCTGAAGAAGGTCACCCGCGACGGCTTCGAGGACGGCCTCTTCGAAGCCTGGCGCAAGGACGAGAACTTCGTCCTCAACCGCCCCGAACGCCGCGGCGCCTCGGTCCTGGTGGCCGGCCCCGACTTCGGTACCGGCTCGTCCCGCGAGCACGCCGTGTGGGCTCTCCAGAACTACGGCTTCAAGACCGTGATCTCGGCCCGGTTCGCGGACATCTTCCGCGGCAACTCGCTGAAGAACGGCCTGTTGACGGTCGTTCTCGACCAGGCGGTCGTGGACGCGCTGTGGGAGCTGACCGAGGCCGATCCCACCGCCGAGGTCACCGTCGACCTGGAGGCCCGCCAGGTGCGCGCCCAGGGCATCGAAGCCGGCTTCGAACTCGACGAGAACGCCCGCTGGCGGCTGCTGAACGGGCTGGACGACATCAGCCTCACCCTTCAGAACGAAGCGGACATCGCGGCATATGAGGTGTCAAGGCCGACCTTCAAGCCGCGTACCATTCAGGTCTGA
- the leuC gene encoding 3-isopropylmalate dehydratase large subunit, with the protein MGRTLAEKVWDDHVVRRAEGEPDLLFIDLHLLHEVTSPQAFDGLRQAGRPVRRLDLTIATEDHNTPTLDIDKPIADPVSRAQLETLRKNCAEFGVRLHSLGDVEQGVVHVVGPQLGLTQPGTTVVCGDSHTSTHGAFGALAFGIGTSQVEHVLATQTLPLARPKTMAITIDGELPEDVTAKDLILAVIAKIGTGGGQGYILEYRGSAIEKLSMESRMTICNMSIEAGARAGMIAPDETTFAYLEGRAHAPAGEEWDAAVAYWKTLRTDDDAVFDAEVVIEAAALAPFVTWGTNPGQGAPLSANVPDPASYEDASERNAAEKALEYMGLTAGQPLREIAVDTVFVGSCTNGRIEDLRNVAAIVEGRKVAEGVRMLVVPGSVRVALQAVSEGLDKVFTAAGAEWRHAGCSMCLGMNPDQLAPGERSASTSNRNFEGRQGKGGRTHLVSPQVAAATAVLGHLASPADLSDDRTPAGV; encoded by the coding sequence ATGGGTAGGACACTCGCGGAGAAGGTCTGGGACGACCACGTCGTCCGGCGCGCAGAGGGCGAGCCCGACCTCCTCTTCATCGATCTGCACCTGCTGCACGAGGTGACCAGCCCGCAGGCCTTCGACGGTCTGCGGCAGGCCGGACGCCCGGTACGGCGCCTCGACCTCACCATCGCCACCGAGGATCACAACACCCCGACCCTCGACATCGACAAGCCGATCGCCGACCCGGTGTCCCGCGCCCAGCTGGAGACCCTGCGCAAGAACTGCGCGGAGTTCGGCGTCCGGCTGCACTCGCTGGGCGACGTCGAGCAGGGCGTCGTGCACGTGGTCGGCCCCCAGCTGGGCCTGACCCAGCCGGGCACCACCGTCGTCTGCGGCGACTCCCACACCTCCACGCACGGAGCCTTCGGCGCCCTGGCGTTCGGCATCGGCACCAGCCAGGTGGAGCACGTCCTGGCCACCCAGACGCTGCCGCTGGCCCGCCCGAAGACGATGGCCATCACCATCGACGGCGAACTCCCCGAGGACGTCACGGCCAAGGACCTCATCCTGGCGGTCATCGCCAAGATCGGCACCGGCGGCGGCCAGGGCTACATCCTCGAGTACCGCGGCTCCGCCATCGAGAAGCTCTCGATGGAGTCCCGGATGACCATCTGCAACATGTCGATCGAGGCCGGCGCCCGCGCGGGCATGATCGCCCCGGACGAGACCACCTTCGCCTACCTCGAGGGCCGGGCCCACGCCCCCGCGGGCGAGGAGTGGGACGCCGCCGTCGCGTACTGGAAGACCCTGCGCACCGACGACGACGCCGTCTTCGACGCCGAGGTGGTCATCGAGGCCGCCGCGCTCGCCCCGTTCGTCACCTGGGGCACCAACCCCGGTCAGGGCGCTCCGCTCTCCGCGAACGTGCCCGACCCGGCCTCGTACGAGGACGCCTCGGAGCGCAACGCCGCCGAAAAGGCCCTGGAGTACATGGGGTTGACCGCCGGGCAGCCGCTCCGCGAGATCGCCGTGGACACCGTCTTCGTGGGTTCCTGCACCAACGGCCGCATCGAGGACCTGCGCAACGTCGCCGCGATCGTCGAGGGCCGCAAAGTCGCCGAGGGCGTACGGATGCTGGTCGTCCCCGGCTCGGTCCGGGTCGCCCTGCAGGCGGTCTCCGAGGGTCTGGACAAGGTCTTCACCGCGGCGGGCGCCGAATGGCGCCACGCGGGCTGCTCGATGTGCCTCGGCATGAACCCGGACCAGCTGGCCCCCGGTGAGCGCTCCGCCTCCACCTCGAACCGCAACTTCGAGGGCCGGCAGGGCAAGGGCGGCCGCACCCACCTGGTCTCCCCGCAGGTCGCCGCCGCCACCGCGGTCCTCGGCCACCTGGCCTCGCCCGCCGACCTGTCCGACGACCGCACGCCTGCCGGAGTCTGA
- the ndgR gene encoding IclR family transcriptional regulator NdgR produces the protein MDNSSGVGVLDKAALVLSALESGPATLAGLVAATGLARPTAHRLAVALEHHRLVARDMQGRFILGPRLAELAAAAGEDRLLATAGPVLTHLRDITGESAQLYRRQGDMRICVAAAERLSGLRDTVPVGSTLTMKAGSSAQILMAWEEPERLHRGLQGARFTATALSGVRRRGWAQSIGEREPGVASVSAPVRGPSNRVVAAVSISGPIERLTRHPGRMHAQAVIDSAARLSEALRRG, from the coding sequence ATGGACAACTCTAGCGGCGTCGGCGTTCTCGACAAGGCTGCACTCGTACTGAGCGCTCTGGAGTCCGGTCCGGCCACCCTCGCCGGGCTGGTCGCGGCGACCGGTCTCGCTCGCCCCACGGCCCACCGACTGGCCGTGGCCCTCGAGCACCACCGCCTGGTGGCCCGGGACATGCAGGGCCGGTTCATCCTCGGCCCGCGGCTCGCCGAGCTCGCCGCGGCGGCGGGCGAGGACCGCCTCCTGGCGACGGCCGGACCCGTGCTCACCCACCTCCGCGACATCACGGGCGAGAGCGCGCAGCTCTACCGGCGCCAGGGCGACATGCGCATCTGTGTCGCCGCGGCCGAGCGGCTGTCCGGGCTCAGGGACACGGTGCCGGTCGGCTCCACGCTCACCATGAAGGCGGGATCCTCCGCGCAGATCCTGATGGCCTGGGAGGAGCCCGAGCGGCTTCACCGGGGCCTCCAGGGCGCCCGGTTCACCGCGACGGCCCTCTCCGGGGTACGCCGCCGGGGATGGGCCCAGTCGATCGGCGAGCGCGAGCCGGGCGTCGCCTCGGTCTCCGCGCCGGTGCGCGGTCCGTCGAACCGGGTGGTGGCAGCCGTCTCGATCTCCGGACCGATCGAGCGGCTGACCCGGCACCCGGGCCGGATGCACGCGCAGGCAGTCATCGACTCGGCGGCCCGGCTGAGCGAGGCGCTGCGCCGCGGCTGA
- a CDS encoding HAD family hydrolase, translating into MPIRAVLWDIDDTLFDYSGADRIAMARLLELEGLPARYTTPEEALDAWRVITARHWARFAAGEADFGGQRRDRVREFLARDLEDTEADAWFRRHAAHYEAAWSLFPDVIPVLDLLDGYRHGVLSNSSSGHQDRKLVALGVRHRFEALLCAVELGVSKPEPGAFHAACEALALEPHEVAYVGDEPDIDAAGAVAAGLKGIWLDRGQRGGRADLVRITGLGQLPALLSGDTRFGASDTFG; encoded by the coding sequence ATGCCGATCCGCGCCGTGCTCTGGGACATCGACGACACGCTCTTCGACTATTCGGGCGCCGACCGCATCGCCATGGCGCGGCTGCTGGAGCTGGAGGGACTGCCCGCCCGCTACACCACGCCCGAGGAGGCGCTGGACGCCTGGCGGGTGATCACCGCACGCCACTGGGCGCGGTTCGCCGCCGGGGAGGCGGACTTCGGCGGGCAGCGCAGGGACCGGGTGCGGGAGTTCCTGGCGCGTGACCTGGAGGACACGGAGGCCGACGCGTGGTTCCGGCGGCACGCGGCCCACTACGAAGCCGCCTGGAGCCTCTTCCCGGACGTGATCCCGGTCCTCGACCTGCTGGACGGCTACCGCCACGGCGTCCTGTCGAACTCCAGCTCCGGCCACCAGGACCGCAAACTGGTCGCGCTGGGCGTCCGGCACCGGTTCGAGGCCCTGCTCTGCGCCGTGGAGCTGGGTGTCTCCAAGCCGGAGCCGGGCGCCTTCCACGCCGCCTGCGAGGCGCTCGCGCTGGAGCCGCACGAGGTGGCGTACGTCGGGGACGAGCCGGACATCGACGCCGCCGGGGCGGTCGCGGCGGGGTTGAAGGGGATCTGGCTGGACCGCGGGCAGCGGGGCGGCCGGGCCGATCTCGTACGGATCACGGGCCTCGGGCAGCTGCCGGCGCTGCTGTCGGGCGATACCCGTTTTGGAGCGTCGGACACCTTCGGGTAA
- the gltX gene encoding glutamate--tRNA ligase — protein sequence MVNGSSPRVRFCPSPTGNPHVGLVRTALFNWAFARHHQGTLVFRIEDTDAARDSEESYQQLLDSMRWLGFDWDEGPEVGGPHAPYRQSQRMDVYRDVAEKLKAGGYAYDCYCTTAELDARRDAARAAGKPSGYDGACRDLTAEQKAAYEAEGRSHIVRFRMPDVPQTFTDLVRGELTFQPENVPDYGIVRANGAPLYTLVNPVDDALMEITHVLRGEDLLSSTPRQLALYAALTELGIAKATPLFGHLPYVMGEGNKKLSKRDPEASLNLYRERGFLPEGLLNYLSLLGWSIAEDRDIFSVEEMVAAFDIADVNANPARFDLKKAEHINAEHIRRLDVKDFTEACGPWLRAPYANWAPEAFDADRFAAIAPHAQTRVTVLSDITANVDFLFLDRPVEDEASWAKAMKEGSDALLSTARANLAGAEWNAEALKSAVLAAGEAHGLKLGKAQAPVRVAVTGRTVGLPLFESMEILGREKTLARVDAALAKLTA from the coding sequence GTGGTTAACGGCTCTTCTCCCCGTGTCCGGTTCTGTCCCTCCCCGACCGGAAACCCCCACGTGGGCCTGGTCCGGACGGCCCTCTTCAACTGGGCCTTCGCCCGACACCACCAGGGCACGCTGGTCTTCCGCATCGAGGACACCGACGCGGCGCGCGACTCCGAGGAGTCGTACCAGCAGTTGCTCGACTCGATGCGGTGGCTCGGCTTCGACTGGGACGAGGGTCCCGAGGTCGGCGGCCCGCACGCCCCGTACCGGCAGTCGCAGCGGATGGACGTCTACCGTGACGTCGCCGAGAAGCTGAAGGCCGGCGGGTACGCGTACGACTGCTACTGCACCACCGCGGAGCTCGACGCCCGCCGCGACGCCGCCCGCGCGGCCGGCAAGCCCTCCGGGTACGACGGTGCCTGCCGCGACCTCACCGCCGAGCAGAAGGCGGCGTACGAGGCCGAGGGCCGTTCGCACATCGTGCGCTTCCGGATGCCCGACGTGCCGCAGACCTTCACCGACCTGGTCCGCGGTGAGCTGACCTTCCAGCCGGAGAACGTGCCGGACTACGGCATCGTCCGCGCCAACGGCGCCCCCCTGTACACGCTCGTCAACCCCGTCGACGACGCGCTGATGGAGATCACCCACGTCCTGCGCGGCGAGGACCTGCTCTCCTCCACCCCCCGCCAGCTCGCCCTGTACGCGGCCCTGACCGAGCTGGGCATCGCCAAGGCCACCCCCCTCTTCGGCCACCTGCCCTACGTCATGGGCGAGGGCAACAAGAAGCTGTCCAAGCGGGACCCCGAGGCGTCGCTCAACCTCTACCGGGAACGCGGCTTCCTCCCGGAAGGGCTGCTCAACTACCTCTCGCTGCTGGGCTGGTCGATCGCCGAGGACCGCGACATCTTCTCCGTCGAGGAGATGGTGGCCGCTTTCGACATCGCGGACGTCAACGCCAACCCGGCCCGCTTCGACCTCAAGAAGGCCGAACACATCAACGCCGAGCACATCCGCCGGCTCGACGTGAAGGACTTCACCGAGGCGTGCGGCCCCTGGCTGCGGGCGCCGTACGCGAACTGGGCCCCCGAGGCGTTCGACGCGGACCGGTTCGCCGCGATCGCGCCGCACGCCCAGACACGGGTGACGGTCCTCTCGGACATCACCGCCAACGTCGACTTCCTCTTCCTGGACCGGCCCGTCGAGGACGAGGCGTCCTGGGCCAAGGCGATGAAGGAGGGCTCCGACGCCCTGCTGTCCACCGCCCGCGCCAACCTCGCCGGCGCCGAGTGGAACGCCGAGGCACTCAAGAGCGCCGTCCTCGCGGCGGGCGAGGCCCACGGCCTCAAGCTCGGCAAGGCTCAGGCCCCGGTGCGCGTCGCCGTCACCGGCCGTACGGTCGGCCTGCCGCTCTTCGAGTCCATGGAGATCCTGGGCCGCGAGAAGACGCTGGCCCGGGTGGACGCGGCCCTCGCCAAGCTGACCGCGTAA
- a CDS encoding fumarylacetoacetate hydrolase family protein has translation MRIARFSIDGNVAFGAVEGEGTVESGGLVLDIIKGIPYADFELSGTKVPLSKVRLLPPVLPNKVVAIGRNYAEHAAELGNEVGDVPVAFFKPTTSVIGSGDAIEYPSFSDEVHYEGELAVVIGRMCREVPRERVKDVILGYTCANDVTARDAQKREKQWARAKGFDTSCPLGPWVETDLDPSDLTIQTTVNGEQRQLGRTSEMVRSIEDLVVHITEAMTLLPGDVILTGTPAGVGPLHVGDEVAVTIEGIGTLTNKVITRG, from the coding sequence GTGCGCATCGCCAGGTTCTCCATCGACGGCAATGTCGCCTTCGGCGCCGTCGAGGGTGAGGGCACCGTGGAATCCGGTGGCCTCGTGCTCGACATCATCAAGGGCATTCCGTACGCCGACTTCGAGCTCTCCGGCACCAAGGTCCCGCTGAGCAAGGTCAGGCTCCTGCCCCCCGTGCTGCCCAACAAGGTCGTGGCCATCGGCCGCAACTACGCGGAGCACGCCGCCGAACTGGGCAACGAGGTCGGGGACGTCCCGGTCGCCTTCTTCAAGCCCACCACCTCGGTGATCGGCTCCGGCGACGCCATCGAGTACCCCTCCTTCTCGGACGAGGTCCACTACGAGGGCGAACTCGCCGTGGTGATCGGCCGCATGTGCCGTGAGGTCCCCCGCGAGCGCGTGAAGGACGTCATCCTGGGCTACACCTGCGCCAACGACGTCACCGCCCGTGACGCGCAGAAGCGCGAGAAGCAGTGGGCGCGGGCCAAGGGCTTCGACACCTCCTGCCCGCTCGGCCCCTGGGTGGAGACCGACCTCGACCCGTCCGACCTGACGATCCAGACGACCGTCAACGGAGAACAGCGCCAGCTCGGCCGCACCAGCGAGATGGTCCGTTCCATCGAGGACCTGGTCGTCCACATCACCGAGGCGATGACGCTCCTCCCGGGCGACGTCATCCTCACCGGCACTCCCGCGGGGGTCGGCCCCCTGCACGTCGGCGACGAGGTCGCCGTCACCATCGAAGGCATCGGCACTCTCACCAACAAGGTGATCACGCGTGGTTAA